One Glandiceps talaboti chromosome 20, keGlaTala1.1, whole genome shotgun sequence genomic region harbors:
- the LOC144450543 gene encoding peroxisome proliferator-activated receptor delta-like: METTRACRIDEITSFQTNTSVKAKSSRRRSRLANNFKCCVCGDIATGLHYGVHSCEGCKGFYRRTLRMNLLYQPCPYFDKNPCEINIRSRNKCQFCRYQKCISVGMSTKAVKMGRIPHVEKEKILNDLASRVKLSPVSCSPSPSTASLSSSSSSSSSSAAASSQPLSNLSPPSPSCSLSPAPSSLSSQENNPDFTDLVERVHSAYIQAFKSQIEYKHSGKCQQVTLSLNTENDLKKDLHMSSQNPYKNREQHSDGTQLQTITDLSQITFVCYNMLQYSVQCAAAFAKSLVEFRALDIADQVILLKYGSYEAILMVNAYRTLNPNQLNLHEQGFVIPIEAMLTAHGGMVKEVALPKKLFCSKVNYLNITDREMAMLCALALAAPDREGLRDRKQIHTFQENLAMALEQEVQQQRPDNRTFLPKILNLLVELRQLNIDHVKSLLNVYKRAREKRGDKVMVEIPPLLKEIFNLKMDGEQMMYVDQQ, translated from the exons caAATAACTTTAAatgttgtgtgtgtggagaCATAGCAACCGGTCTACATTATGGTGTGCACTCATGTGAGGGCTGTAAG GGGTTCTACCGAAGAACTTTACGAATGAATCTGCTATATCAACCCTGtccatattttgataaaaatccaTGTGAAATTAATATACGCTCTAGAAACAAATGTCAATTCTGTCGATACCAAAAATGTATATCAGTTGGCATGTCAACCAAAG CTGTTAAAATGGGACGGATTCCCCACGTTGAGAAAGAGAAGATCCTGAATGATCTAGCAAGTCGAGTCAAATTGTCACCAGTTTCATGTTCACCATCACCATCTACAGCatcattgtcgtcgtcgtcgtcgtcatcatcatcatcagcagcagcatCTTCACAGCCCTTATCAAACCTTTCTCCACCATCACCGTCATGTTCATTATCGCCCgcaccatcatcattatcatcacaaGAGAACAACCCTGATTTTACAGATTTAGTGGAGAGGGTACACTCGGCGTACATTCAGGCATTCAAATCACAGATTGAATACAAACATTCTGGAAAATGCCAACAG GTCACTCTTAGTTTGAATACAGAAAATGACCTCAAGAAGGATCTGCACATGTCCAGTCAAAATCCTTATAAGAATAGAGAACAACACAGTGATGGTACTCAACTACAAACAATTACAGATCTTTCGCAGATTACCTTTGTCTGTTacaatatgttgcagtactcAGTGCAGTGTGCTGCAGCATTTGCCAAATCTTTAGTTGAATTCCGTGCTTTAGACATCGCCGACCAGGTTATCCTGCTAAAGTATGGTAGCTATGAAGCAATACTCATGGTGAATGCATATCGTACATTGAACCCCAATCAGCTAAATTTACATGAGCAAGGTTTTGTCATACCCATAGAAGCTATGTTAACAGCTCATGGTGGAATGGTCAAGGAGGTTGCACTTCCTAAGAAACTCTTTTGTTCAAAAGTGAATTACTTGAACATCACTGACAGAGAAATGGCAATGCTGTGTGCCTTAGCGTTAGCAGCACCAG ACCGTGAGGGACTTCGGGACCGAAAacagatacatacatttcaAGAAAACTTGGCCATGGCCTTAGAACAGGAGGTACAACAACAGAGACCAGACAACAGAACCTTCCTTCCCAAAATATTGAATCTGCTAGTTGAGCTGAGACAGCTGAATATTGATCACGTCAAGTCCCTGTTGAATGTCTATAAAAGGGCCAGAGAAAAGAGAGGCGACAAAGTCATGGTGGAAATTCCTCCACtgttgaaagaaatatttaacCTGAAAATGGATGGAGAACAGATGATGTATGTTGATCAGCAATGA